A genomic segment from Chanos chanos chromosome 2, fChaCha1.1, whole genome shotgun sequence encodes:
- the LOC115804470 gene encoding UDP-glucuronosyltransferase 2B31-like isoform X1 → MHHSFSLLILSVMLLKVYAGKVLVFPVEGSHWINMKVLIEELHSRGHSIAVVRASNSWTIEEESPYYRSITVNLGRFDADSVSSFSARLLQLRREKNNFWTYLLLQMEVVEQLSKMHQDICNMMTLMFQDKILMNSLLDAKYDLILTDPAFGGGVFLARRLGLPLVLNVRWTDRAEAHFAIAPSPLSYVPVPGTELTDKMTFLQRLLNIMFYFFLLCHGLTIPGPHYTAFCHRYFGPDVDYFSLFQDADIWLMRNDFTFEFPRPTMPNVVYMGGFQCKPSKPLPADLEGFVQSSGEHGVIIMSLGTLFSELPYDIADEIAAAFAQLPQKVIWRYTGPRPATLGNNTLLVDWLPQNDLLGHPKTRVFVAHGGTNGVQEAIYHGVPMVGLPLVFDQPDNLSRMNAKGTAKIVNIATLDRTVFLEALKEVLYEPSYRENMQRLSRLHRDQPMKPLDHAMFWIEYVMRNRGAPHLRTQSFRMSWMAYHSVDVILTLLAIVLIISLMTFSLIRLLCKRILLKNKIKHG, encoded by the coding sequence ATGCATCATTCATTCTCACTGTTGATTCTTTCAGTGATGCTGCTGAAAGTCTATGCAGGAAAAGTGCTTGTTTTTCCTGTGGAGGGAAGTCACTGGATTAATATGAAAGTCCTCATTGAAGAATTACATTCCAGGGGCCATAGCATAGCAGTAGTGCGAGCTTCAAACAGTTGGACCATTGAAGAGGAGTCTCCATATTACAGAAGCATTACTGTGAATTTGGGCAGATTTGATGCGGATTCGGTCAGCTCCTTTTCAGCCCGTCTACTCCAGCTCcgtagagaaaaaaacaacttttggaCTTATCTCTTGTTGCAGATGGAGGTTGTTGAACAATTGTCAAAGATGCACCAGGATATTTGCAACATGATGACCTTGATGTTTCAGGACAAAATATTAATGAATTCATTGCTGGATGCCAAATATGACTTGATACTTACAGACCCTGCATTTGGTGGTGGAGTGTTTCTAGCACGTCGCCTTGGTCTCCCACTGGTGTTAAATGTGCGCTGGACTGACCGTGCAGAGGCCCACTTTGCCATTGCCCCCAGCCCTCTCTCTTACGTACCTGTCCCAGGAACAGAACTGACAGACAAGATGACATTTCTTCAGAGACTACTGAATatcatgttttacttttttcttctctgccatGGTTTGACGATCCCTGGCCCCCACTACACAGCCTTCTGTCATCGATACTTTGGCCCTGATGTAGACTACTTTTCACTTTTCCAGGATGCTGACATCTGGCTCATGAGAAATGATTTTACCTTTGAATTCCCACGCCCAACGATGCCCAATGTGGTCTACATGGGTGGCTTCCAATGTAAGCCCTCTAAACCTCTTCCTGCAGACCTGGAAGGATTTGTCCAGAGCTCAGGAGAGCATGGTGTTATCATCATGTCTTTAGGCACTCTGTTCAGTGAGCTGCCTTATGACATTGCTGATGAAATAGCTGCAGCTTTTGCCCAACTGCCCCAGAAAGTCATTTGGAGATATACTGGGCCCCGGCCTGCTACTCTTGGTAACAACACTTTACTGGTGGACTGGTTGCCCCAGAATGACTTGTTGGGACACCCAAAGACCAGAGTGTTTGTAGCACATGGAGGCACTAATGGAGTCCAGGAGGCCATATACCATGGTGTGCCAATGGTGGGTCTGCCCTTAGTCTTTGATCAGCCTGATAACCTCTCCAGAATGAATGCAAAGGGAACTGCTAAGATTGTGAATATAGCAACTCTGGACAGGACTGTGTTTCTGGAGGCCTTGAAGGAGGTCCTGTATGAGCCATCttacagagagaacatgcaGAGGCTGTCAAGACTGCATAGAGACCAACCAATGAAACCTCTTGACCATGCTATGTTCTGGATAGAGTATGTCATGAGGAACAGAGGGGCCCCTCACCTGCGCACACAATCGTTCAGAATGTCCTGGATGGCTTACCATTCTGTAGATGTTATACTGACTCTTCTGGCGATTGTGTTGATAATTTCACTGATGACTTTTTCTTTGATTAGATTGTTGTGCAAAAGGATtctactgaaaaacaaaatcaaacatggATAG
- the LOC115804470 gene encoding UDP-glucuronosyltransferase 2A1-like isoform X2, whose product MHHSFSLLILSVMLLKVYAGKVLVFPVEGSHWINMKVLIEELHSRGHSIAVVRASNSWTIEEESPYYRSITVNLGRFDADSVSSFSARLLQLRREKNNFWTYLLLQMEVVEQLSKMHQDICNMMTLMFQDKILMNSLLDAKYDLILTDPAFGGGVFLARRLGLPLVLNVRWTDRAEAHFAIAPSPLSYVPVPGTELTDKMTFLQRLYFGPDVDYFSLFQDADIWLMRNDFTFEFPRPTMPNVVYMGGFQCKPSKPLPADLEGFVQSSGEHGVIIMSLGTLFSELPYDIADEIAAAFAQLPQKVIWRYTGPRPATLGNNTLLVDWLPQNDLLGHPKTRVFVAHGGTNGVQEAIYHGVPMVGLPLVFDQPDNLSRMNAKGTAKIVNIATLDRTVFLEALKEVLYEPSYRENMQRLSRLHRDQPMKPLDHAMFWIEYVMRNRGAPHLRTQSFRMSWMAYHSVDVILTLLAIVLIISLMTFSLIRLLCKRILLKNKIKHG is encoded by the exons ATGCATCATTCATTCTCACTGTTGATTCTTTCAGTGATGCTGCTGAAAGTCTATGCAGGAAAAGTGCTTGTTTTTCCTGTGGAGGGAAGTCACTGGATTAATATGAAAGTCCTCATTGAAGAATTACATTCCAGGGGCCATAGCATAGCAGTAGTGCGAGCTTCAAACAGTTGGACCATTGAAGAGGAGTCTCCATATTACAGAAGCATTACTGTGAATTTGGGCAGATTTGATGCGGATTCGGTCAGCTCCTTTTCAGCCCGTCTACTCCAGCTCcgtagagaaaaaaacaacttttggaCTTATCTCTTGTTGCAGATGGAGGTTGTTGAACAATTGTCAAAGATGCACCAGGATATTTGCAACATGATGACCTTGATGTTTCAGGACAAAATATTAATGAATTCATTGCTGGATGCCAAATATGACTTGATACTTACAGACCCTGCATTTGGTGGTGGAGTGTTTCTAGCACGTCGCCTTGGTCTCCCACTGGTGTTAAATGTGCGCTGGACTGACCGTGCAGAGGCCCACTTTGCCATTGCCCCCAGCCCTCTCTCTTACGTACCTGTCCCAGGAACAGAACTGACAGACAAGATGACATTTCTTCAGAGACT ATACTTTGGCCCTGATGTAGACTACTTTTCACTTTTCCAGGATGCTGACATCTGGCTCATGAGAAATGATTTTACCTTTGAATTCCCACGCCCAACGATGCCCAATGTGGTCTACATGGGTGGCTTCCAATGTAAGCCCTCTAAACCTCTTCCTGCAGACCTGGAAGGATTTGTCCAGAGCTCAGGAGAGCATGGTGTTATCATCATGTCTTTAGGCACTCTGTTCAGTGAGCTGCCTTATGACATTGCTGATGAAATAGCTGCAGCTTTTGCCCAACTGCCCCAGAAAGTCATTTGGAGATATACTGGGCCCCGGCCTGCTACTCTTGGTAACAACACTTTACTGGTGGACTGGTTGCCCCAGAATGACTTGTTGGGACACCCAAAGACCAGAGTGTTTGTAGCACATGGAGGCACTAATGGAGTCCAGGAGGCCATATACCATGGTGTGCCAATGGTGGGTCTGCCCTTAGTCTTTGATCAGCCTGATAACCTCTCCAGAATGAATGCAAAGGGAACTGCTAAGATTGTGAATATAGCAACTCTGGACAGGACTGTGTTTCTGGAGGCCTTGAAGGAGGTCCTGTATGAGCCATCttacagagagaacatgcaGAGGCTGTCAAGACTGCATAGAGACCAACCAATGAAACCTCTTGACCATGCTATGTTCTGGATAGAGTATGTCATGAGGAACAGAGGGGCCCCTCACCTGCGCACACAATCGTTCAGAATGTCCTGGATGGCTTACCATTCTGTAGATGTTATACTGACTCTTCTGGCGATTGTGTTGATAATTTCACTGATGACTTTTTCTTTGATTAGATTGTTGTGCAAAAGGATtctactgaaaaacaaaatcaaacatggATAG